Proteins encoded in a region of the Paenibacillus sp. E222 genome:
- the mutY gene encoding A/G-specific adenine glycosylase: MGLLEQKRHFSVNLLDWYMVNRRDLPWRRHNNPYFTWVSEIMLQQTRVDTVIPYFNRFIGNFPTVQALAEAPEEEVLKNWEGLGYYSRARNLQAAARQVMELHGGEMPQDKQAVFALKGVGPYTAGAILSIAFNQPQPAVDGNVMRVLSRYFLIDEDIMKGSTRVLMEELAGELIPEGRARDFNQALMELGALVCTPKAPHCLTCPVMEQCSGRIAGRELTLPVKTKAKPPRPEQRLVAIVEGHGAHRGRVLVRQRPATGLLARMWELPHVLAAPAAAGKAAGPLADEPAMALLAGSLWAEGFAARPEGLATHAEHVFSHIVWSLQVYKCTEQDQSNELPLIAAEARAAYDAQAAAKETTAPAQVSELGIIDAANISGSLDEQGEPLSAFAASKQAHDVMSGKGDGLTYRWIGPEDMDKMAFPNIFLKLISSYFAGAYDDVSE; this comes from the coding sequence ATGGGTTTATTGGAACAGAAACGACATTTCAGCGTGAATTTGCTGGATTGGTATATGGTCAACAGACGAGATTTGCCGTGGCGTCGCCATAACAATCCTTATTTCACGTGGGTATCGGAAATTATGCTGCAGCAGACTCGGGTGGATACGGTGATTCCGTATTTTAACCGTTTTATCGGGAATTTTCCGACTGTACAGGCTCTGGCTGAAGCACCGGAAGAAGAGGTTTTGAAAAATTGGGAGGGACTCGGATATTATTCGCGTGCCCGCAATCTTCAGGCAGCTGCCAGACAAGTCATGGAGCTGCACGGTGGGGAGATGCCGCAGGACAAGCAAGCGGTCTTTGCGTTAAAAGGGGTGGGCCCGTATACAGCCGGGGCCATTCTCAGCATTGCCTTCAACCAGCCGCAGCCAGCGGTGGATGGCAATGTGATGCGGGTTCTGTCCCGATACTTCCTCATTGATGAGGACATTATGAAGGGCAGCACCCGGGTGTTGATGGAAGAGCTCGCAGGAGAGCTCATTCCGGAAGGGCGTGCGCGTGATTTCAATCAGGCGCTGATGGAACTTGGCGCGCTGGTGTGCACGCCCAAAGCGCCGCACTGCCTGACTTGCCCGGTCATGGAGCAATGTTCCGGCCGCATCGCCGGACGGGAGCTCACCCTGCCGGTCAAGACCAAGGCGAAGCCGCCGCGCCCTGAGCAGCGGCTGGTCGCCATTGTGGAGGGCCACGGTGCTCATCGCGGCCGTGTGCTTGTGCGCCAGCGCCCAGCGACGGGCCTATTGGCCCGCATGTGGGAGCTGCCGCATGTGCTGGCGGCGCCCGCCGCAGCCGGCAAGGCGGCGGGGCCGCTGGCAGATGAGCCGGCCATGGCTTTGCTGGCCGGCAGTCTGTGGGCGGAAGGCTTCGCTGCCCGCCCGGAAGGGCTGGCTACCCATGCGGAGCATGTGTTCAGCCACATTGTCTGGAGCCTGCAGGTGTACAAGTGCACCGAGCAGGACCAGAGTAACGAGCTTCCGCTGATCGCCGCGGAAGCCAGAGCCGCCTACGATGCACAGGCGGCTGCCAAGGAAACTACTGCTCCAGCCCAAGTATCGGAGCTAGGCATCATCGATGCAGCCAACATCTCAGGCTCGCTTGATGAACAAGGCGAGCCGTTGTCAGCATTTGCTGCAAGTAAACAGGCGCATGATGTAATGAGTGGAAAAGGCGATGGGCTGACTTATCGCTGGATTGGTCCGGAAGATATGGACAAAATGGCGTTCCCTAACATTTTCCTGAAGCTTATCAGCAGTTATTTTGCAGGGGCATATGACGATGTTAGTGAGTAA
- a CDS encoding GNAT family N-acetyltransferase: MHVRSFQLSDASQMTELLQVALSEECYENTMGPFARQLSWDSDLIMVAEEEGDLVGALIGTIDHNQGCIYRIAVHPDYRRRGVGKKLVEAMEQRFQQRKVSQIWVAGDEHNKVAMPLYEAMGYGANQIMSAFQKLSILSKA, encoded by the coding sequence ATGCACGTTCGTTCCTTTCAGTTGAGTGATGCAAGCCAGATGACAGAGCTTCTCCAGGTTGCACTATCGGAAGAGTGTTATGAGAACACGATGGGCCCGTTTGCCCGTCAATTGTCATGGGATTCTGACCTGATCATGGTTGCGGAAGAAGAGGGAGACCTCGTCGGCGCTTTGATCGGTACGATTGACCACAACCAGGGATGCATCTATCGTATTGCGGTCCATCCAGACTATCGTCGCCGCGGAGTCGGCAAAAAACTTGTCGAGGCCATGGAACAAAGGTTCCAGCAGCGTAAAGTCAGTCAAATATGGGTGGCGGGTGATGAGCACAACAAAGTAGCCATGCCTCTTTATGAAGCAATGGGTTACGGTGCCAATCAGATTATGAGCGCTTTCCAGAAACTCAGTATCTTGTCCAAAGCTTAG
- the lepB gene encoding signal peptidase I gives MNSNNLSTEHVASKERNSPGVPDQPGKSWGAELWDWVKTIVIAFVIMMLLNLFVFNLSMVKGQSMQPTLVEKDRLFVNKIVYDFGTPSRSDVIVLRDPSEGVEKKDFLVKRIVGLPGDTVEVRDHHLFVNGEQQAETYTDTEVQDPDFGPITLEADHYFVMGDNRHEGKSKDSRVFGSITSSEIVGRAEFIFWPFSEIKKL, from the coding sequence TTGAACTCCAACAATCTTTCAACGGAGCATGTAGCCTCCAAGGAACGAAACAGTCCGGGAGTGCCTGATCAACCGGGGAAATCCTGGGGTGCAGAGCTTTGGGACTGGGTGAAAACGATAGTGATTGCTTTTGTAATCATGATGCTGTTGAACCTGTTTGTATTCAATCTTTCGATGGTCAAAGGTCAATCGATGCAGCCCACGCTGGTTGAGAAGGACCGTTTGTTCGTGAATAAAATTGTATATGATTTTGGGACACCGTCCCGATCAGATGTTATTGTGCTTCGTGATCCAAGCGAAGGTGTGGAGAAAAAAGATTTTCTGGTCAAACGGATTGTCGGACTTCCAGGAGACACAGTTGAAGTACGGGACCATCATTTATTCGTGAATGGGGAGCAGCAAGCGGAAACGTACACGGATACGGAGGTTCAGGACCCTGATTTTGGACCGATTACGCTGGAAGCGGATCATTACTTTGTGATGGGAGATAACCGTCATGAAGGCAAGAGCAAGGACAGCCGTGTGTTTGGCAGCATTACATCCAGTGAAATTGTAGGCAGGGCGGAGTTTATTTTTTGGCCGTTCTCGGAAATTAAAAAATTGTAA
- a CDS encoding BrxA/BrxB family bacilliredoxin: MSMSFDQYMKDMVQPMRDDLTRLGIQELRTPEEVEASLPDAKGTALVVINSVCGCAAGQCRPGVAEALQHDITPDHLYTVFAGQDKEATAKAREYFAPYPPSSPSIALMKDGELVHFIERHQVEDRSAEEIAAELTSVFDRYCR, encoded by the coding sequence ATGTCTATGTCATTTGATCAATACATGAAAGATATGGTTCAACCGATGCGGGATGATCTGACTCGTTTGGGAATTCAGGAGTTGCGTACTCCAGAAGAAGTTGAAGCAAGTTTGCCGGATGCCAAAGGTACCGCTCTGGTTGTCATTAACTCCGTCTGCGGATGTGCGGCAGGTCAATGCCGCCCAGGTGTAGCCGAAGCGTTACAGCATGATATCACACCAGACCACCTGTACACGGTATTTGCCGGTCAGGATAAGGAAGCTACAGCGAAAGCTCGTGAATACTTTGCACCGTATCCTCCATCTTCACCTTCCATCGCTCTGATGAAAGACGGAGAACTCGTTCACTTTATTGAGCGTCATCAAGTGGAAGACCGTTCTGCGGAGGAAATTGCGGCTGAGCTCACAAGTGTGTTTGACCGTTACTGCCGTTAA
- the acpS gene encoding holo-ACP synthase, with protein MIYGIGNDVLEIGRMRKLLSGRHAEAFMKRILTHAEREIANQRGKRMVEFVSGRFAAKEAVSKAFGCGIGSMMSFTDIEVLPDAKGRPVATLSDEAWERLQLPYGKQYDIHLSITHQTELAAAFAIVEQMGKTLTGSD; from the coding sequence ATGATATATGGCATTGGAAACGATGTACTGGAGATTGGTCGCATGCGCAAGCTGTTGTCTGGTCGCCACGCCGAAGCGTTTATGAAGCGGATTTTAACGCATGCAGAGCGGGAGATTGCGAATCAACGGGGAAAACGCATGGTAGAGTTTGTATCCGGGCGATTCGCAGCGAAGGAAGCGGTGTCCAAGGCGTTTGGCTGTGGCATTGGAAGCATGATGAGTTTTACCGACATTGAAGTGCTACCTGATGCGAAAGGGCGTCCCGTTGCCACACTTTCTGATGAAGCATGGGAACGACTGCAGCTGCCATACGGTAAACAGTATGATATTCATTTGAGTATTACGCACCAGACGGAGTTGGCTGCGGCCTTTGCTATTGTAGAGCAGATGGGGAAGACGTTGACTGGATCTGATTAA
- a CDS encoding S9 family peptidase, with product MSTAFELPVDGNAVIRGNIFTARQSAQGIIILAHGYKGFKDWGMFPYAASKLSENYHVLTFNFSHNGVGEDLEQFSELEKFAVNTYSRELADLATLLDYVSTQPELHGLPVVLIGHSRGAGVSLVYALDHPEQIAAVLSWNGVTNLDLFTPEQKQEMRTHGRSHVTNGRTGQQMPLDVSILEDLDAHKERYAIIDRLASSPLRVALIQGTEDGKRLRDGSAALVQVRPDIPWHQIPGGNHTFNTVHPFKESTPQLEQAIYETLRQIATWMN from the coding sequence ATGTCCACAGCATTTGAACTGCCTGTTGACGGAAATGCCGTCATTCGCGGAAATATATTCACTGCACGGCAATCCGCTCAAGGAATCATTATCCTGGCTCACGGTTACAAAGGCTTCAAAGACTGGGGCATGTTCCCCTATGCTGCATCGAAGCTGAGCGAGAACTATCACGTCCTGACCTTCAATTTCTCTCACAACGGTGTTGGAGAAGATCTGGAGCAATTTTCTGAACTTGAAAAGTTTGCAGTCAATACGTACAGCCGGGAGCTTGCCGACTTGGCAACACTGCTTGATTATGTGTCCACACAGCCAGAACTTCACGGACTGCCAGTAGTTCTAATTGGACATAGCCGCGGTGCAGGCGTAAGCCTCGTGTACGCACTGGATCATCCCGAACAGATTGCAGCCGTACTCTCCTGGAACGGGGTAACCAATCTGGATCTCTTTACCCCTGAGCAAAAGCAAGAAATGCGTACACATGGCCGCAGCCATGTCACGAACGGGCGAACCGGCCAGCAGATGCCTCTGGACGTATCTATTCTGGAAGACCTGGACGCGCATAAGGAGCGTTACGCCATTATTGATCGCTTGGCTTCTTCCCCTTTGCGTGTGGCACTTATTCAGGGAACAGAAGACGGCAAACGGCTGCGTGACGGCTCGGCAGCACTGGTTCAGGTTCGCCCGGACATCCCGTGGCATCAGATTCCCGGCGGAAATCATACCTTTAATACTGTGCATCCATTCAAGGAATCAACACCGCAGCTTGAGCAGGCGATATACGAAACACTTCGCCAGATCGCAACTTGGATGAACTAA
- a CDS encoding NAD(P)/FAD-dependent oxidoreductase: MYDVIVIGGGSAGLMACVAAAEHGASVLLLDKGDQLGRKLGISGGGRCNVTNAKETDELIRHIPGNGRFLYSSFQNLDNQGIMRFFENLGIALKEEDNGRMFPVTDKAKTVVDALVGKIVSLGVEIRTKQPVKELIQNGQHVQGVKLASGTTILARSVIIATGGKSVPQTGSTGDGYPWAEAAGHTITELYPTEVPIVSGESWIQSKELQGLSLRDVGLSVLDAKGKSVISHRGDMIFTHFGVSGPIALRCSQFIRKVQMKSGNPQVTMSIDLFPDLSAGALESQVQQVLEQESRKAVKNILKTWVPERMIPLMMKRAEISEDLTFHHFPKGMLNTLVGLMKDFTFRVDGTRSLKEAFVTGGGIHLKEIYPKTMESKLLPGLFFCGEVLDIHGYTGGYNITAAFSTGYTAGMHAAEYKNARS; the protein is encoded by the coding sequence ATGTATGATGTCATTGTAATTGGTGGTGGATCTGCAGGCCTCATGGCCTGTGTTGCTGCTGCCGAGCATGGAGCCTCCGTGCTTCTGCTGGATAAAGGAGATCAACTCGGCCGCAAACTCGGGATCTCTGGCGGCGGTCGCTGCAATGTGACCAATGCCAAGGAGACGGATGAACTGATCCGGCATATTCCGGGCAATGGACGCTTTTTATATAGTTCGTTTCAGAATCTGGACAATCAGGGAATTATGCGTTTTTTTGAAAATCTCGGTATTGCCCTGAAAGAGGAGGATAACGGGAGAATGTTCCCGGTAACCGATAAAGCCAAAACAGTCGTTGATGCGTTGGTAGGCAAAATTGTTTCCCTTGGGGTAGAGATTCGCACCAAACAGCCGGTTAAGGAATTAATTCAGAATGGTCAACACGTGCAGGGCGTGAAGCTGGCTTCCGGCACAACGATACTTGCACGCTCTGTTATTATCGCTACCGGGGGCAAATCAGTCCCACAAACCGGATCAACCGGGGATGGATATCCTTGGGCTGAAGCGGCTGGACATACGATTACAGAGCTGTATCCGACGGAAGTGCCGATTGTGTCTGGTGAGAGCTGGATTCAATCCAAAGAACTGCAAGGCTTGTCCCTGCGCGATGTTGGGTTATCTGTTCTAGATGCCAAAGGCAAATCAGTCATCTCTCATCGTGGAGATATGATTTTCACCCATTTCGGCGTATCTGGACCGATCGCGCTTCGTTGCAGCCAGTTCATTCGTAAGGTGCAAATGAAATCCGGGAACCCCCAGGTCACGATGAGTATTGATCTTTTCCCGGATCTGTCCGCCGGTGCGCTGGAATCCCAAGTTCAGCAGGTGCTGGAGCAAGAATCCCGAAAGGCCGTCAAAAACATACTCAAAACGTGGGTTCCTGAGCGTATGATTCCATTGATGATGAAGCGTGCAGAGATCAGCGAAGACCTCACATTCCACCATTTCCCCAAAGGTATGTTAAATACATTAGTGGGGTTAATGAAAGATTTTACTTTCCGCGTGGACGGAACTCGTTCTCTCAAAGAAGCCTTTGTTACTGGCGGGGGAATCCACTTAAAGGAAATATACCCCAAAACAATGGAATCCAAGCTGCTACCGGGACTATTCTTTTGCGGAGAAGTGTTGGATATTCATGGCTACACGGGAGGCTATAATATTACCGCTGCCTTCTCTACGGGGTACACGGCTGGCATGCATGCTGCAGAGTATAAAAACGCTCGCTCATAA
- a CDS encoding superoxide dismutase yields MTFQLPALPYANDALEPHIDAQTMEIHHDRHHNTYVTNLNAALESAPELQGKSLEDLIANLDSVPEGIRTAVRNNGGGHANHSLFWEIIGPNGGGAPTGDIAAAIDSELGGFDKFKEDFAKAATTRFGSGWAWLVVGKDGKLSITSTPNQDSPLFEGLTPVLGLDVWEHAYYLKYQNKRPDYIGAFWNVINWDEVNKRYAAAK; encoded by the coding sequence ATGACTTTTCAATTACCAGCACTTCCTTACGCTAACGACGCACTGGAACCACATATTGATGCGCAAACGATGGAAATCCACCACGATCGCCATCACAATACTTACGTAACGAACCTGAACGCAGCTCTGGAAAGCGCTCCTGAACTGCAAGGTAAAAGCTTGGAAGATCTGATTGCTAACCTCGACAGCGTACCTGAAGGTATCCGCACAGCGGTTCGCAACAATGGTGGCGGACATGCTAACCACAGCCTGTTCTGGGAAATCATCGGACCTAACGGCGGCGGCGCTCCTACTGGCGACATCGCAGCAGCAATCGATAGTGAACTGGGTGGCTTTGACAAATTCAAAGAAGATTTTGCAAAAGCAGCTACAACTCGTTTCGGTTCCGGTTGGGCTTGGCTCGTAGTTGGTAAAGATGGCAAATTGTCCATCACTAGCACTCCTAACCAAGACAGCCCTCTCTTCGAAGGTCTGACTCCGGTTCTGGGTCTGGATGTATGGGAGCACGCTTACTACCTGAAATATCAAAACAAACGCCCTGACTACATCGGTGCTTTCTGGAATGTAATCAACTGGGATGAAGTAAACAAACGTTACGCTGCAGCGAAATAA
- the queG gene encoding tRNA epoxyqueuosine(34) reductase QueG, with protein MTSVQTGAAKAAAVWEKLKQEIKAAAPEMGIDDIGFASAEPFVTLKSILEQHRAKGFESGFEEPDIEKRVRPALKDGEPASLIAIAVAYPSKMVNPPKSEPGAYRGILARSAWGQDYHQVLRAAMDKLVHFIRERVPEAMIESMVDTGALVDRAVSQRAGIGFSAKNCAIISPKFGSWIFLGELVTNIPFQPDNPVTEDCGECTKCIDACPTGALVGPGQLNAQRCISFVTQTKGFVDEEFMLKIGNRLYGCDTCQIVCPKNRGKNWDHHPEFHPDPEIVKPLLIPLLDIGNREFKERFGQSSAAWRGKKPIQRNAVIALGNFKDKTAVPKLTEVLKRDPRPELRGTAAWALSRIGGEDAMRAIGEAAANEQDGNVLSMLQKAKERLSSSATLPDKPQAELKSNNKPEDQKEQNKTPEQENGQTTEPVKPEAAAWKPSAVTGLHGTPVYYDEVLTPIGTLTLCATDKGLCHIDFGAFHVREAHLQQWARTWIGEYRYEKNEEKLSEAAQQLKQYFAGERKAFELKLDLFGTPFQLQVWQVLSDISYGEASTHQQVAEIIGRPKAVRAVLDAISKNPLPIIIPCHRISGKDGTLVGYVGGLQTKEQLLTLEQQS; from the coding sequence ATGACGAGTGTACAGACCGGAGCAGCAAAGGCAGCAGCTGTATGGGAGAAGTTAAAACAAGAGATTAAGGCAGCTGCTCCCGAGATGGGTATTGATGATATAGGATTTGCTTCAGCAGAGCCATTCGTGACCTTGAAATCCATTCTGGAGCAACATCGGGCGAAAGGATTCGAGTCCGGATTTGAGGAGCCTGATATTGAGAAAAGGGTGCGTCCTGCATTGAAAGATGGCGAGCCTGCTTCGCTCATTGCGATTGCCGTGGCCTATCCCTCGAAGATGGTCAATCCGCCGAAGTCGGAGCCTGGTGCATACCGTGGTATTCTGGCTCGTTCAGCCTGGGGGCAGGATTATCACCAAGTCCTGCGTGCAGCGATGGACAAGCTGGTTCATTTTATACGTGAGCGCGTACCTGAGGCCATGATCGAAAGTATGGTAGACACGGGGGCGTTGGTGGACCGTGCTGTTTCCCAGCGTGCGGGGATTGGATTCAGTGCTAAGAACTGTGCCATTATATCGCCCAAATTCGGTTCATGGATCTTTCTCGGCGAACTGGTCACGAATATTCCATTTCAGCCAGATAACCCGGTGACCGAGGATTGTGGTGAATGTACGAAGTGTATTGATGCCTGTCCAACTGGAGCACTGGTCGGGCCGGGACAACTGAATGCACAGCGCTGCATTTCGTTTGTGACCCAGACAAAAGGCTTCGTGGATGAAGAGTTTATGCTGAAAATTGGCAACCGTCTGTACGGTTGTGATACCTGTCAGATTGTCTGTCCGAAGAATCGGGGTAAAAACTGGGATCACCATCCCGAGTTTCATCCCGATCCGGAGATTGTAAAACCTTTGCTGATACCGCTGCTTGACATCGGTAACCGTGAATTCAAAGAGCGCTTCGGCCAAAGTTCCGCCGCTTGGCGGGGCAAGAAGCCAATCCAGCGCAACGCCGTGATTGCCCTCGGCAATTTCAAAGACAAAACCGCTGTACCGAAACTAACGGAGGTACTGAAGCGTGATCCGCGTCCCGAGCTGCGGGGAACTGCAGCTTGGGCGCTGAGCAGAATTGGAGGAGAAGACGCAATGAGAGCCATTGGGGAAGCTGCCGCTAACGAACAAGATGGGAACGTGCTAAGCATGCTGCAGAAGGCCAAGGAACGACTGAGTTCGTCCGCGACCTTACCCGATAAGCCTCAGGCAGAGCTAAAGAGCAACAATAAGCCTGAGGATCAGAAGGAACAGAATAAGACACCCGAACAGGAAAACGGGCAGACGACAGAGCCTGTCAAACCGGAAGCAGCAGCATGGAAACCATCAGCCGTAACAGGCCTGCATGGAACGCCGGTATATTACGATGAGGTACTGACACCGATCGGTACACTAACGCTCTGTGCCACGGATAAGGGCCTTTGTCACATTGATTTTGGTGCATTCCATGTGCGCGAGGCGCATCTGCAACAATGGGCCCGTACATGGATTGGCGAATATCGATATGAGAAAAATGAAGAGAAGCTGAGTGAAGCTGCACAACAGTTGAAGCAGTATTTTGCAGGAGAAAGAAAAGCGTTTGAACTGAAGCTTGATTTGTTTGGAACACCATTCCAGCTACAAGTATGGCAAGTCCTGTCCGATATATCTTATGGAGAGGCCTCAACACACCAACAGGTTGCGGAAATTATCGGCAGGCCCAAAGCTGTTCGAGCAGTTCTGGATGCGATTAGTAAAAATCCGCTTCCGATTATTATTCCCTGTCACCGCATCAGCGGTAAAGACGGAACCCTGGTGGGTTATGTAGGCGGGCTGCAAACCAAAGAGCAATTGCTCACATTGGAGCAGCAATCGTAA
- a CDS encoding nitrogen regulation protein NR(II), with protein sequence MQAEEGDGIVVALKDILLQILLAGAAVFLIPLLHLGLSRQAVVKAGYHRMVQTSFAATSVVSMLLCLLFAHYGSPVSVSISLGIVPLTLVILYCRPRLGLMLSLLQIFFYFLFAHPYNLYGFLLQTGILLYPIVWLSAKRFKHYTRSRKMGTVISLITAEMVVASVLYIASMESQTTFSIVLWVLSALGYTIGAIIAGSLSMLWIEQMQHHRGLEQHLSEVHHRYIAETEKLNQILNAVPLSIATVDKEGTVQFVNDTMEQTARDQLPCTTTPDLIGQPASQFVEQAQADKMESSIRKAIVHGEVSGLTVRYGSNVFQSRTVPIYAYSAELPREAIGAMLIIQDITELEMLRSELDNVDRLSLVGQMAASITHEVRNPMAVVRGFLQLMQEKSPESLDHYYRIVLEELDRANSIINDFLSLAQNRIAEKEESQLHDIIHELSPLLWADANLRGQSIEFMLDHNVPKLHLNSKEIKQVVLNLARNGMEAMSEKGVLTLETRLVDDTVELCVRDTGPGIPRVKQEKLFEPFFTTKAKGTGLGLSMCLSIVERHNGTITIESEEGQGTTFKVAFQR encoded by the coding sequence GTGCAGGCAGAGGAAGGAGATGGCATTGTGGTTGCGTTGAAGGACATTCTTTTACAAATACTGCTTGCAGGAGCTGCGGTATTCCTGATTCCATTATTGCACTTGGGGCTCTCCAGGCAAGCGGTCGTCAAGGCAGGATATCATAGGATGGTACAGACCAGTTTTGCCGCAACCAGTGTGGTGAGCATGTTACTGTGTCTGCTTTTTGCCCACTATGGGAGCCCGGTGTCAGTCTCCATCTCCTTGGGCATTGTGCCTCTGACGCTCGTCATATTGTATTGCAGGCCTCGCTTAGGCCTAATGCTGTCTCTTCTCCAGATATTCTTCTATTTTCTCTTTGCGCATCCCTATAATCTGTACGGATTTCTACTTCAAACGGGCATTCTTCTCTATCCTATTGTATGGTTGTCAGCCAAACGATTCAAGCATTATACACGTTCACGCAAAATGGGAACTGTTATCTCTCTGATAACGGCAGAGATGGTTGTGGCCAGTGTACTGTATATCGCATCCATGGAAAGCCAAACAACATTCTCCATAGTACTGTGGGTATTGTCAGCTCTGGGATATACGATCGGTGCAATTATTGCTGGAAGTCTTAGTATGCTCTGGATTGAACAGATGCAGCATCACCGGGGGCTTGAGCAACATTTGTCCGAAGTTCATCATAGATACATAGCCGAAACGGAAAAGCTTAACCAAATTCTGAATGCCGTTCCTTTATCCATAGCAACCGTAGATAAGGAAGGGACCGTGCAGTTCGTCAACGATACGATGGAGCAAACGGCGCGGGATCAACTGCCTTGCACAACCACACCGGATTTGATTGGGCAACCTGCGAGTCAGTTTGTCGAACAAGCTCAGGCAGACAAGATGGAGAGCAGTATTCGTAAAGCCATTGTTCATGGAGAAGTGAGTGGGCTGACGGTGCGTTACGGTTCAAACGTGTTCCAATCCCGGACCGTTCCAATCTACGCGTATTCAGCAGAACTGCCAAGAGAGGCTATCGGGGCCATGTTAATCATTCAGGATATTACTGAGCTTGAAATGCTGCGAAGCGAGCTCGATAATGTGGATCGTCTCAGTCTGGTCGGCCAAATGGCCGCAAGTATTACCCATGAAGTACGGAATCCGATGGCGGTTGTACGTGGGTTTCTTCAATTAATGCAGGAAAAGAGTCCGGAATCCCTGGATCACTATTATCGGATCGTTCTGGAGGAGCTTGACCGGGCAAACAGCATTATTAATGATTTTCTGTCATTGGCTCAGAATCGAATTGCGGAGAAAGAAGAATCCCAGCTGCATGATATCATCCATGAACTAAGTCCTTTGTTATGGGCGGATGCGAATTTGCGAGGTCAGAGTATTGAATTTATGCTGGATCACAATGTGCCGAAGCTGCATCTGAATTCAAAGGAAATCAAACAAGTGGTACTTAATCTGGCTCGTAACGGCATGGAAGCCATGAGTGAAAAAGGGGTACTCACACTTGAGACCCGGTTGGTGGATGACACCGTAGAGCTGTGTGTGCGAGATACAGGCCCAGGCATTCCTAGAGTGAAGCAGGAGAAGTTGTTCGAACCTTTTTTTACGACTAAGGCCAAAGGAACCGGATTGGGATTATCCATGTGTCTGAGTATCGTCGAACGACATAACGGAACCATTACCATCGAATCGGAGGAAGGCCAGGGTACAACGTTCAAGGTTGCATTTCAACGCTGA
- the nadE gene encoding ammonia-dependent NAD(+) synthetase has protein sequence MSLQQQIIAELKVKPSINEDEEVRKRVDFLKTYVKNANSKGLLIAISGGIDSAVATALCKKATDELTAEENKEYKTLGVFQPYGEQSDIDHSYAVAKAYDLKHVVETNIEDAVNEIALEVEQGFKSMGSPRHMTHQGKGNVKARTRMVMQYALSFEENLLVVGTDHASEAITGFYTKWGDGAVDITPLSSLNKRQVRQLAAYLNVPQAILDKAPSAGLWEGQTDEDELGISYEANSDYLEGKQIDPAVQERLEAFYKRTHHKRNAIPGI, from the coding sequence ATGAGTTTGCAACAACAGATCATCGCTGAATTGAAGGTTAAACCAAGTATTAATGAAGATGAGGAAGTGCGCAAGCGCGTTGACTTTCTAAAAACCTATGTGAAGAATGCCAATTCCAAAGGATTGCTAATCGCAATCAGTGGCGGGATTGACAGTGCTGTAGCTACGGCGCTTTGCAAAAAAGCAACGGATGAGCTTACAGCAGAAGAGAATAAGGAATACAAAACGCTGGGTGTATTCCAGCCTTACGGTGAGCAATCGGACATTGACCACAGCTATGCTGTGGCAAAAGCTTATGACCTGAAGCATGTCGTGGAAACCAACATCGAAGATGCAGTTAACGAGATCGCACTGGAAGTGGAGCAAGGTTTCAAATCCATGGGCAGCCCGCGTCATATGACTCATCAAGGCAAAGGGAACGTGAAAGCGAGAACCCGTATGGTGATGCAATATGCTCTGTCCTTTGAGGAAAACCTGCTGGTTGTCGGAACTGACCATGCCTCTGAAGCCATCACAGGCTTTTACACCAAATGGGGTGACGGCGCCGTGGATATTACACCACTGAGCAGCCTGAACAAACGTCAAGTGCGTCAGCTGGCTGCGTATTTGAACGTGCCACAGGCCATTTTGGACAAGGCTCCATCAGCAGGACTCTGGGAAGGCCAGACCGATGAAGATGAGCTGGGCATTTCGTATGAAGCGAACAGTGACTATCTGGAAGGCAAACAGATTGATCCGGCTGTGCAAGAGCGTCTTGAAGCATTTTACAAGCGTACCCATCACAAACGCAATGCCATTCCTGGCATCTAA